From the genome of Streptomyces sp. NBC_01341, one region includes:
- a CDS encoding helix-turn-helix domain-containing protein gives MSAGESSGSVVRRILLGSQLRRLRESRGITREAAGYSIRASESKISRMELGRVSFKARDVEDLLTLYGVTDEAERDSLLGLAREANVAGWWHSYGDVLPGWFQTYIGLEGAASLIRIYEVQFVHGLLQTEAYAHAVVARGMPGAPPAEIDRRVALRLARQKALVSERAPRFHAVLDEAALRRPYGGREVMRAQLRHLIDMSEQPNITLQVMPFSFGGHAGESGAFTMLRFPESDLSDIVYLEQLTSALYLDKAEEVAQYEKAMTRLHEDSPGPEESRDLLRGLLQLT, from the coding sequence GTGTCGGCAGGCGAGTCGAGTGGTTCTGTGGTGCGGCGCATTCTGCTGGGCTCACAGCTCAGGCGCCTGCGCGAGTCGCGCGGCATCACCCGTGAGGCGGCCGGCTACTCGATCCGCGCCTCCGAATCGAAGATCAGCCGCATGGAGTTGGGACGGGTGAGCTTCAAGGCCAGGGACGTCGAGGACCTGCTCACGCTGTACGGAGTCACGGACGAGGCGGAGCGGGACTCCCTGCTCGGTCTGGCACGTGAGGCCAACGTGGCGGGCTGGTGGCACAGTTACGGCGATGTGCTGCCCGGCTGGTTCCAGACATACATCGGTCTGGAGGGGGCGGCCTCGCTCATCCGGATCTACGAAGTGCAGTTCGTCCACGGACTCCTGCAGACCGAGGCCTACGCCCATGCCGTCGTCGCGCGCGGCATGCCCGGTGCCCCGCCGGCCGAGATCGACCGCAGGGTCGCGCTCCGGCTGGCACGTCAGAAGGCGCTCGTCTCGGAGCGCGCCCCCCGCTTCCACGCCGTGCTCGACGAGGCGGCCCTGCGCCGCCCGTACGGCGGTCGCGAAGTGATGCGCGCGCAATTGCGGCATCTGATCGACATGTCGGAGCAGCCGAACATCACTCTTCAGGTGATGCCGTTCAGTTTCGGTGGTCATGCGGGCGAGAGCGGGGCATTCACCATGCTGCGCTTCCCGGAATCCGATCTGTCGGACATCGTGTATCTGGAGCAGCTGACAAGTGCCCTCTATCTGGACAAGGCCGAAGAAGTCGCCCAGTACGAAAAGGCCATGACGCGACTCCACGAGGACAGCCCGGGGCCGGAGGAGAGCCGGGATCTTCTCCGGGGACTCCTTCAACTGACGTGA
- a CDS encoding ATP-binding protein yields MLEPLRQGLPPIDPSAVAGSASCSLPARYEAVGGARKFTRTTLASWDLGDRFDDVALVVSELVTNALRHGLPDEAAPRRQDSSVRLHLMRWTSRLVCAVRDPSEESPIAGEAPDSAESGRGLFLVESFSDCWGWHPSPLLDGDTAAAAGPRGKVVWALFRLTDHAVPAYPVPVDAFPDSL; encoded by the coding sequence ATGCTCGAGCCGTTACGGCAGGGGCTTCCACCCATCGACCCCTCGGCGGTCGCGGGATCGGCCTCCTGCTCGCTGCCGGCCCGGTACGAAGCTGTGGGCGGCGCGCGGAAGTTCACCCGTACGACACTGGCCTCGTGGGACCTGGGCGACCGCTTCGACGATGTCGCCCTGGTCGTGTCCGAGCTGGTCACCAACGCTCTCCGGCACGGACTGCCGGACGAGGCGGCGCCGAGGCGCCAGGACTCCTCCGTGCGCCTGCACCTCATGCGCTGGACCTCGCGGCTGGTGTGCGCGGTGCGCGATCCGAGCGAGGAGAGCCCGATCGCGGGCGAGGCACCGGATTCCGCCGAGTCCGGCCGGGGCCTGTTCCTCGTGGAGTCCTTCAGCGACTGCTGGGGCTGGCACCCCTCACCGCTCCTCGACGGGGACACCGCGGCCGCGGCGGGCCCGCGGGGCAAAGTGGTGTGGGCGTTGTTCCGGCTGACGGACCACGCCGTACCGGCGTACCCGGTCCCGGTGGACGCGTTCCCCGACAGTCTGTAG
- a CDS encoding DUF397 domain-containing protein, translated as MHHVYNGMAATELRGVVWQKSRHSNSQGSCVEFAKLPGGNVAMRNSRHPDGPALVYTPAEIEALLLGVKDGEFDHLATGA; from the coding sequence GTGCACCACGTGTACAACGGCATGGCGGCCACAGAGCTCCGCGGAGTCGTCTGGCAGAAGAGCAGACACAGCAACTCCCAGGGCTCCTGCGTGGAGTTCGCGAAACTGCCCGGTGGAAATGTGGCGATGCGGAACTCGCGCCACCCCGACGGGCCCGCGCTCGTCTACACGCCGGCCGAGATAGAGGCGCTGCTGCTGGGCGTCAAGGACGGGGAGTTCGACCACCTCGCGACGGGTGCCTGA